The nucleotide sequence ACTCCTACCTGGACATGCCTGTGCTGTAATCTCTAACCCCCTAGGGAAGATGCAGAATAGAACAGAACAAGATGCCCTCTTTCCATGGATCTGTAATTACCACGGGCGTGCCTCTTGCCCATGTAGCCCTTTCTTTCATGAAACCACACACAGACATATGTCTCTCCTGAGCATGTCTGACACATGGGATGGAATTCATCACTGATGTGACTCCATAGTGTTACTGCAGAAATTAGTTCAGTTCACAGACTTTATCATAAATCTTCCTTGTAAGAGAGGAAACAGTGGTTAACTTTACATACTTTGGAGTAAACATTGCTAGGAGCAACAGCAGCCACCACTGCTAGCAGCCTTAACGCTGTCATTGACATGCTGGGATGAACTCTGTGTCTTCTTTCTAAACCAAGATGAAAGGCAATTGATCATGTCCTATTACAGAACTGTAGGGAAATGCTTGCAGCATGCTTGGGGaactcctccccctgctctccaaTCCCAGCTCACTCTTCTGCAAAATTTGCTGCAACTTAGTGATGAATGTTCTTTCTCTGGACAATAAAAATCTTATTGTCTTCTAAGTCGAATGTGACTTAGATCTGCAGAAAACTGTTGTTGGGCATTATTAGCTACCAGGAAAGCTTATTTACTTGATtcctttaatatatataaaattctgcTCTAGCCTGAGAGGAAGCAAATGAAATTTCAGACCACATGGAGAATTTTTCAGGTATGCAAGGGAGAGTTAATCATtggatttataatggaaagccTCCTGAAGCCTCCACAAACCATGATCAAGACtccaaaatgaaaacagaaagttATTTTCTAGGTTGTGAGTGGATTTTGTGTGTGAACAATACAAGAAAACATTAATCCAAAATAGGATCTCTTAGTAAGATATTTTATATAAGaaattttcctttctaaaaaaccaaaacatctgTGATTGTGTAAATTTCAAAGATACTGTGGAATGTGTATTGTATGCTATTTATGTAATCAACAAGGTTGTTTCTGGAAGACCACATGGTCTACTGGATTAAATGGACATAAACACTATTATTCTGATTGGTAGAGTTAGGGCAAGATACAGGCAGGGGTACtagaataatttttatagtgggggtgctgaaagtggAAAGAATGTAtttggttgttattactacttcaagccagggggtgctgctgcaccttcagcacccctagttctagcctCTTGGACACAGGGTACCGCAGAATCAGGCCTCTCTATTTTTTAGTCCTGgttgtgccactgacttgctcaacaaccccagctcccactgatgtcaataggagctacaaatgctcagcacttttgaaaatcaggccacaaatCTCTCCatccctcagtttccctgtctgtgtaATGGAGATAATGCTACTTACTGACCTTTGCAAAGTACTTTAAGATGTGTGGATGGAAAAGATTATGTAAGaatgaaatattattattatgaagCACACCAGATTGTTTGCTTATTTTCACTAAAAGCTATTTCCTtgttttttgaatctcagtgcacttttttaaaaaacagcaacaaggtgtgtttggttggtttttcAGAGTCCTGAAGAGGATGATAGGAAGATAAGACggagagaaaaaaacagagtCGCTGCCCAGAGAAGCCGgaagaaacaaacacagaaagcaGACAAACTCCATGAGGTGAATGGGTACTTCACATGTTGCTGTTGTCTTTTGAGCGTTGTGTGCGGAATTTAACCATACTATGCATTTCTTAAACAGGATATGAAGTGGTTTTTGTAATAATCCAGCATGAGGAAGTATGGGTTTGGTGTAAAAACATATGAATTACCATAGTGGACCATGCTGTTGAGCTGTCTAGTCCAATATTTTGCCTACAATGAAACTTCTGGAACTTGCCAACGGTGCTAGATCTTTATACTGAACAATTAAGGAATAAGCTTCCCCTAGGGGAAGCTTCTCCTAACTCCAATAAGTCACTGAAATATGAGGGTTTAGACACCTTATATATATTTTATCCTATCTTAAACTGTGGATGTTTCCATTGTGCATATAAATGTCTGATCCTTTTTGAAATCCTATTAACAAGCCCTAAGCGTCAATAATATAATATGGTAGTCCTACTGTCTGTTCAGTTGTAACTCTAACAGGGCAGGCATTGTCTcttttcagtgtttgtacagcagccaGGAAAATGGAGCTTCCGGCTCGACTGGGGCTTTGGGCACCACCATactataaatatttactactatGTTACTAATGCCTTTATGTAAGTGATGCAACTTTCAGGTCCCAGTTCAGCACAGAATTATTTCTATCTTCTAcattgtgaaaataaaatttatcCACAGAAGACAATTTTTCATGTCTTTTGTTCTTGCAAAACACTGTGAAGTGCAGGTAATACTTGTAATAGGGTCACCATACCTGGATTCCACGATACCAACTTCTAGAGATGAAATGTCAAATTTCTGAGCTTTTCTTCTCCTGGTGTCTACTACAGAATGCCTCCAAACTCTTCTATAATTCAGTTCAGTTAATTCATTCCCATATGCAGTCTCTGCtcaggtaagaagcaggactggaATAACAAGGGCGTGGGTCAGGATTGATGTGGGTgcaatggcagagctgtgttTAGAAACCAACACCGAACCTGCCTGCATATTAAATTCTTCATAGTGCTCTTGTGAGTattaaatttaaacacattttaaagggGGAACAATAAAGATAACTTCAGAGGGAAACAGTTTGTTACACTTGCTGGATTGTGGGATATTTGCATTTTCAGATAGGAAAATAGGATGAATGATTATTTTCTTGCAATATAAGCACACTGGTCGTGGTGGTTGGACAGCCTGTGTTGATCTAGATATGAACTTCTGTGGAAGTTAACTCTGCTAACCCACATTCAGTTGAAAGTTAAAACCAGAGAAAACTGCAGTTGCACTGAAACACTGGTCCCACAGCCTTTTCATGCTGATCATTATCATCTCACTGTATTCCCTCAtctgtctgcatccatctgttgtctcttgtcttatatttagattgtaagctctttggggtagggactgtgttattgttctgtgtctgtacagcacctagcataatgggggtACTGGTCCACGAGTGGAACTCCTAGGTGCtacactaatacaaataataataaattaataataataccctctcccccagcataTATACCAGTTCAGTTTATATTACAAGGTCTCTAGCAAGTTACTCAAGTCCCAGAAGAGCAGCAGGTGATAGCAGAAAATGAGGGGCTCTCAGATGTGTTCCAATTTTGTAATCATTATTTTATATAGTAGATAATGTAGAAAGAAAGTAGTGCTTAATTTCGTTCTGAAACATAAATGCAGAATGTAGAGCTGAGTTAGCTGCTCTCAGGGCCAGACTTTGGGCTCAATAGCTTTCATGGCATTACATGGCCAATCTGAGCTTCGCAGCCACACAAGTCATTGTACACCTGAAAGGGAAGAAATGCCAGGCACAGATTTAGCACTTTGGCAGTTGCCCAACTACTCATGTTTCCCAAAGCAGACCAAGACTCTGCCCAGTCTAACTTGggtacttttcatttttttaggcAATACAAAACTGCCTTTTGCAGCCTGCAGAAGATGTATCCTGTGTGGAAGGATCTTTGGATGGTGTGGAACTCCTAAACCACCCATCTCTTCAACCAATGCAGAGGGCATGGCTGGGGAAAGAAGCTGGGTATTCTGGTCACAGCCCACACTCCTGCAATCCCTGGTTCCCGGAATGGTCCCTTTGGGCCATTGCCAGCAAGCACAACCTAGAGCACCCGTAGGCTACAACAGTTTGTGATGGGGGAACCAGAACAAAATAGATTAGCCCAGGATCAGGGGAATGCAAAGGTGGCTAAATGCTACCTTCGCAATCCCCTCCTGAGTGGGACTACATGCTTCGTGGCCacagctcaggatctgggcccACAACAGTAGCTCAGTAAGAACATGGATAGTAACAGTCGTATTGTTACAAGCATCTGTATTTATTAGGCTAGTTCAGTATTTTGATTCTTATGTTAGATTTCAAAACATTAAATAAGCAGAAGCAACAATTTATTCTGCTATCATTTGATTAAAAACAGGTGAAGGCACCGAAAGGAATGTTTTTATTAGCAGTGGGCTTCCTTTTTTCATTCCAGGAATATGAGTGCCTTGAACAAGAAAATACCTCCCTGAAAAGAGAGATTGGGAAACTAACAGATGAGATGAAACACCTGAGCGAGGTGTTGAAGGACCATGAAAAGATCTGCCCTTTATTGCACTGCTCCATGAACTTTGTGACCATACCCAGGCCTGATGCCCTCACCAGTTGCCTGCCAAGATGAGAGCTCCTCCTTATTGCCTTTAAATGCTGGTTATTGTTGTACGTAAATGGGAGAGATTTAAAGAtccagcttcttttttttttcaccacaatgcaGGTATATCCTCCCTCTTGCAGAGGGATGGACTTGATCTAATAGGCCTTTACATCTCTAAATCCTCTGAATATCAAAAAGGTCAGTGTGGGGAGAACAAGACTGAGCTACAATTTATTTTCTAGAACCTGTAATACACTGTTTCATGTTCATAAATGGCAAAATATGATACAATCTGCTTTTACAGGATGGAAACTCTGGAGAAAAATAGCAGTCTAGGCTAGGATATGATTTACCCCACACTATGCCGGCTATTATTTCTGAGTTGTCATCCATagttattatatatataatatcctGGCTGCTCATTTTTTGTTTACACTGGGGTTTGGCTAATAAAATCAA is from Dermochelys coriacea isolate rDerCor1 chromosome 3, rDerCor1.pri.v4, whole genome shotgun sequence and encodes:
- the BATF3 gene encoding basic leucine zipper transcriptional factor ATF-like 3 isoform X2, with protein sequence MSHGVPASGSVLQRSASSDGNQPQSPEEDDRKIRRREKNRVAAQRSRKKQTQKADKLHEEYECLEQENTSLKREIGKLTDEMKHLSEVLKDHEKICPLLHCSMNFVTIPRPDALTSCLPR
- the BATF3 gene encoding basic leucine zipper transcriptional factor ATF-like 3 isoform X1, which codes for MSHGVPASGSVLQRSASSDGNQPQSPEEDDRKIRRREKNRVAAQRSRKKQTQKADKLHEAIQNCLLQPAEDVSCVEGSLDGVELLNHPSLQPMQRAWLGKEAGYSGHSPHSCNPWFPEWSLWAIASKHNLEHP